A stretch of DNA from Natrinema salaciae:
AGCGCGCGGTCGGATTCGTTCGACGACAGCCGCTGGTTCTCGCCGTCGAAGGCGAGGTACTCGTCGCTGATTTGCGAGACGTGGAGCAGCCCGTCGACGGGACCGATGCCGACGAAGGCACCGAACTCGACGACTTCGACGACGGTTCCGTCGACGACTTCCTGCATCTGCGGATCGAACGTCACCGCGTCGAACTCGGCCTCGTAGTAGACGCCCGGTCGGTTCGGCAGCACGGTTCCCTCGCCGATATCGTGGACCTCGGTGACGGAGACGACGCTGCCGACCTCCTCGTCCATCCGCCCCTCGAGCTTGTCCTGGAGCAGTCGTTTGACGAGATTCGGCGAGACGTCGCCGAGCTCTTCCGGTGGTACTTCTACTGTGTCTTTCAGTCTAACCCGTTTGTACATCTATGGTTGAGTGATCGCTAACTTGTTTCTCCCGCGTAATGCAATTACCGGTCTGCTCGCCTCGAGCACCCGGTCGCGCAGCGGGCGGTCGTTCGTGACGACGTAGTCGACGTTCCCCTCGCGGGCGAGTTCGACCAGCGCGTCGTCGGCGTACGATGCCTCCGTGTCGACGACGAGACAGCGTTCGGTCGCCAGATCGTGGCCGACGTTCGCCGCCGTCCCCTCCTGCCCGCCCTTCTCGGACAGTCGGCGGAGTTCCTCGAGGACGGCCTGTGGGATCGTCGGCTCGTAGGCGTCCAGCAGCCGGTCGAGTTCCTCGAACAGCCGAACGTCGAGTTCGACCGGCATCATGAGGGCGCTCGTATCGAGTGCGACTCGCGTCCGCGCGTTCATCGCCTCAGTCCGTGAGTGTTCCCAGGCCGATCAGCCGCCAGCGTGCGCCGATGCGGCGGTTGATCGCGATTTTCGTTCCCGGATCGGCGGCGACGGGGCGCTTGAGTGTGACCTCGCACTCGCCGCTGCGCGCGCTGGTGACCGAGCCGACGGTCGTCGCCGTGCCGACGGTCATCATCAGCGGTTCGCCCGTGCTGATCTCGTCGACCGTCTCACCGCTCTCGGCGCCGACGACCCGCTCGAGCAGGTCGACGTCCATGGTGAACTCGTTCCACGTCGGGGGGAGCGAGCCCGGTGGACCGGCCATCCGGCCGGCCAGCGCGTCGCCTTTCGTCAGCGACGGGTCGAGTCCGGTGCCGACGCCGAGCAGGCCGCCCGGCGTCACGGTGTCGACGGTCTCGCCGCCGGCCTGCAGCGAGCGAATGGTCGTCTCGATCGGCACGTACTCCGTTCGACCGCCCTCCTCGACCTCGCGGCCGGGGCGGATCTCGATCTCGTCGCCGACCTCGAGTTCGCCCTGCACGAGGCTGCCACCGAGAACGCCGCCGGCGAGATCCGCCGCGGTCGTCCCGGGTTTGTTGATGTCGAAACTGCGGGCGACGTGCATCCGGGGGTTCGCGTCGGGGTCCCGATCGGGGGTGGGGATCTCCTCCTCGATCGCCTGGATGAGCAGGTCGAGGTTGACCTCCTGCCCTGCGGAGACGGGGACGATCGGCGCGTCCTCCGCGACCGTGCCCTCGACGAACTCCTTGATCTGGTCGTAGTTGTCGCGGGCGGTGTCGGCGTCGACGAGGTCGACCTTGTTCTGTGCGATGACGATGTTGTCGATCCCGATGATGTCCAGCGCCATCAGGTGCTCCTCGGTCTGGGGCTGGGGGACGGGTTCGTTGGCGCTGACGACCAACACGGCACCGTCCATCAGCGATGCGCCGGAGAGCATCGTCGCCATCAGGGTCTCGTGCCCCGGGGCGTCGACGAACGAAACGGTCCGCAGCGGCTCACTCGCCGAGCCGTCCGGACACTCCTCCTCGACGGTGTAACACTCGGGTTCGTCCAGTCCGTCGCAGTGACGGAACGTGGCGTCGGCGTAGCCGAGTCTGATGGAGATACCGCGTTTCATCTCCTCGCTGTGCTGGTCCGTCCACGAGCCGCTGAGGGCTTGCACCAGCGTCGTCTTGCCGTGGTCTACGTGGCCGACGAGCCCGATGTTCACCTCCGGTTGTCGATTTCCTGCCATAAGACGATGAGTAATCTTGGATATGCCTACCCCCGTGCGCTTGATAAACCTACTGTTCTGGGGGCGTTTTCGCCGGCGGCGAACGCGACTGCACGGGGTTTCAGTCCGACGCTCGCCGGCGGCACGTGCTCACCGCGTGCGATCACAACACCCCCCGCCGAACCGAACGACAGCACGCCATTGCCGGACCAGCCAACAGCGCTCTCGACGCCGAGCCGCCTCACTCGTCGAGCCGTTTTTGACAGATAAAATACAAAAATGGCGTTTAGCGAACGGTTTTGTGGGATTGTGTCGTACGCCCCGCCATGAGCAGATCAGACGTCTCGAGCGAGCGCGAAAGCGTCCTCGAGTGTGCGGAGTGTCTCGACCCCGCCGACGCGTTCGCGCTCGTCGGCAACGAAACGCGGCTCTCGATTCTCGAAGCGCTGTGGGCGACCGACGACACCCCGGTTTCGTTCTCCGAACTGCGCCGCGAGGTCGGCATGCGCGACTCGGCGCAGTTCAACTATCACCTCCAGAAGCTGACCGGCCACTTCATCGCACAGGCGGAAGGCGGCTACGCGTTCAAACACGCCGGAGAGAAGGTGGTCCGTTCGGTGTTGGCGGGCTCGTTCAACGAGCACCCCACCGTCGAGCCGTTCCCGGTCGACGGGTCGTGCGTCGCTTGCGGCGGCTCGCTACGGGCGGTCTACGAGGACGAACGGCTCGCGATCGAGTGTCCCGATTGCGGCCAGGGACACG
This window harbors:
- a CDS encoding DNA-directed RNA polymerase, yielding MYKRVRLKDTVEVPPEELGDVSPNLVKRLLQDKLEGRMDEEVGSVVSVTEVHDIGEGTVLPNRPGVYYEAEFDAVTFDPQMQEVVDGTVVEVVEFGAFVGIGPVDGLLHVSQISDEYLAFDGENQRLSSNESDRALGVDDAVRARIVTKSIDERNPRDSKIGLTAKQPGLGKHGWLEEEREKREATAGE
- a CDS encoding PIN domain-containing protein, with amino-acid sequence MNARTRVALDTSALMMPVELDVRLFEELDRLLDAYEPTIPQAVLEELRRLSEKGGQEGTAANVGHDLATERCLVVDTEASYADDALVELAREGNVDYVVTNDRPLRDRVLEASRPVIALRGRNKLAITQP
- a CDS encoding translation initiation factor IF-2 subunit gamma, giving the protein MAGNRQPEVNIGLVGHVDHGKTTLVQALSGSWTDQHSEEMKRGISIRLGYADATFRHCDGLDEPECYTVEEECPDGSASEPLRTVSFVDAPGHETLMATMLSGASLMDGAVLVVSANEPVPQPQTEEHLMALDIIGIDNIVIAQNKVDLVDADTARDNYDQIKEFVEGTVAEDAPIVPVSAGQEVNLDLLIQAIEEEIPTPDRDPDANPRMHVARSFDINKPGTTAADLAGGVLGGSLVQGELEVGDEIEIRPGREVEEGGRTEYVPIETTIRSLQAGGETVDTVTPGGLLGVGTGLDPSLTKGDALAGRMAGPPGSLPPTWNEFTMDVDLLERVVGAESGETVDEISTGEPLMMTVGTATTVGSVTSARSGECEVTLKRPVAADPGTKIAINRRIGARWRLIGLGTLTD